From one Leifsonia sp. Root1293 genomic stretch:
- a CDS encoding FadR/GntR family transcriptional regulator produces the protein MGDSQGRAQSQAPRVGSAAREAIFAQLADTGRSEQVAQRLTDAIILGVLAPGERLPSEPDLSRRFGVALITVREGLGILRDAGLVETRRGREGGSFVTGDALHGGLLDARLHALTQVELSDMAVYFATILAGCAERAAVRATDAEGERLAAQVAGIDVATAAAARFDIGGLFLELAVLSQSARLVREQIRVQAEFGPLLLLALDDDETRVSVLSTSTAIAAAVSAHAPAVARELVSAMVQTLAEGLLAAKTRLHREEVRRDRHPADDVA, from the coding sequence ATCTTCGCGCAGCTGGCCGACACCGGCCGCTCCGAACAGGTGGCCCAGCGGCTGACCGACGCCATCATCCTCGGTGTGCTCGCTCCGGGCGAGCGCCTGCCCAGCGAGCCCGACCTCTCCCGGCGGTTCGGTGTCGCCCTCATCACCGTGAGGGAGGGTCTCGGCATCCTGCGCGACGCCGGACTGGTCGAGACGCGCCGCGGCCGCGAGGGCGGGAGCTTCGTCACCGGCGACGCCCTGCACGGCGGGCTGCTCGACGCCAGGCTGCACGCCCTCACGCAGGTCGAGCTCTCCGACATGGCGGTCTACTTCGCGACCATCCTGGCCGGCTGCGCCGAGCGTGCTGCCGTGCGGGCGACGGATGCCGAGGGTGAGCGCCTGGCCGCCCAGGTCGCGGGCATCGACGTCGCCACGGCGGCCGCTGCGCGTTTCGACATCGGCGGGCTGTTCCTCGAACTGGCCGTGCTCAGCCAGTCGGCGCGCCTGGTTCGTGAGCAGATCCGGGTGCAGGCCGAGTTCGGACCTCTCCTGCTCCTCGCGCTCGATGACGACGAGACCCGCGTGTCGGTGCTCAGCACCAGCACGGCCATCGCGGCCGCCGTGAGCGCCCACGCTCCGGCGGTGGCGCGCGAGCTGGTCTCGGCCATGGTCCAGACGCTCGCCGAAGGGCTGCTCGCCGCGAAGACCCGCCTGCACCGCGAGGAGGTGCGCCGTGACCGCCACCCTGCCGACGACGTCGCCTGA